In the genome of Rhodoferax fermentans, one region contains:
- a CDS encoding DUF2721 domain-containing protein, producing the protein MFFATDVSAVSHGIQLAVAPVFLLTAVAGMIGTVAGRLARIIDRARLLEGRIEAAPHDCPMPTIIAELKQLRKRGNLVNVCIGLLTLCAIQIGLTIMALFLGETTEIESFKVATVLFLSGVGSFLLALLCFLTETVIATRILKFGHGGRQAKHWGPPQ; encoded by the coding sequence ATGTTTTTTGCAACAGATGTCAGCGCCGTCTCGCACGGTATCCAGCTGGCGGTGGCGCCGGTGTTTTTGCTCACCGCCGTGGCAGGCATGATTGGCACGGTGGCCGGGCGGCTAGCGCGCATCATCGACCGCGCCCGCCTGCTGGAGGGCCGTATCGAAGCCGCTCCTCACGACTGCCCGATGCCCACCATCATTGCCGAGCTCAAACAGCTGCGCAAACGCGGCAACCTGGTGAACGTCTGTATTGGCTTGCTGACCCTGTGTGCGATCCAGATCGGGCTGACCATCATGGCGCTGTTTCTCGGTGAAACCACCGAAATCGAGAGTTTCAAGGTGGCCACCGTGTTGTTCCTGTCGGGGGTGGGCAGCTTTTTGCTGGCGCTGCTGTGTTTTCTGACCGAAACGGTGATTGCCACCCGTATCCTCAAATTTGGCCACGGCGGGCGCCAGGCCAAACACTGGGGGCCCCCTCA